The Ruania halotolerans genome contains the following window.
GTCACCTCGGGCGCCCGCTGCGGTGTGGTGATCGATTCGCGCACGTAGGCGACCTGCCGCCCGTCCGGACTGATCCGCCCTGTGCCGATCTCCGCCTCGGAATCATCAACAAGGACGGTCCGTTCGCCGGTGGCAACGTCGATGTGCACCAGCTGGGAACGCACTGCGCCCTTGCCCATCGGCACCCGCCACGTGGTCACGACGGCGGAGCCATCCGCGGCGAGGTCCGTATCAGCCTCGATGAGGTGCTTGCCGGCGTCCGGGGTCAGGTCACGCAGGTCGAGTTCATCCTCGGCAACGGGCAGGCCGGCAGCGAACAGGCGAGGAGCAGCGGGGCCGAGATCGTGGTCCCAGAACCGGATCGGGTAGTCGCTGTGCAGGATCGCGGCGACTTTCTGCTCCGAGCGAGCGTCCAGAGTGGCCTGCTCGGACTCGGCGTCGGTGGCCGACGGCATGGTCTCTGCCGTCACGATCACCGTGGGCGCCGATCGTGCGGCGCGCACCCCGCCGATCCCACCGGGACGGGTGGCCACCTGCCGTGCCTCTCCGCCCTCAGCGGGCAGCAGCCACAGGGCGGGCTTGGCCTTCTCCTCGCTGACCTCCTCAGTGGCGCGCTTGGCCACGAACAACAGATCGCCATCGGAGGTGAACGTTGCGCCGGCCTCACCGGTCAGGCCACGGGTGAGGCGGCGCGCAGGCCGTGCGCCGATGGGGTCCACCTCCCACAGTGCGGTGCGGGAGGCAGTGTTGTCCTCATTCAGGGACGAGACGCCGACGACAAGGCTGTCTCCCTCGGGGGAGAGGGTGAGGCCGGACAGTCGGGGCAGGGCCACGTAGGAGTCGAGGTCGTGGAAGGGGGTAGCGGGAGGGGTCGCCTCCGGCTCAGCAATGGTGTGGGTCACGGTTCCGTGTCTATCACGACGCTGCGACGATGGGCCGGGAGACGTGACAACCAGTCCGAGGTGATGGCCGCGAACGCCTGCGGAGCGTCTCTCCGCACGAAGTGCGATGCTCCGGGCACCACCTCCAGCACCGCTCCACAATCGCCGATGATGCGGCGATGCTCCTCGGTCATCCCCACATCGGGGGTGGTACCGGTCAGCACGAGGACCGGCATACGCGGGGTGAGAGCGGCGAGGATTCGTGGCCACGGTTCACTGGGGATGACATCGCCGTTGCGCACGAGCGCCGGCTGCGCCTGATGCTGCGCTCGGGCCCACTCCCGGAGCTCCCATGAGTTCCACGCGGGGTACCGGGAACCACCGTGCAAGCGCGTTCCATGCGTTCACAGGATGCAACATCGCCACCTCACTGACCTCACGTTCGATGAACCACTTTCATCCGAAATTCAAGGGCACAGCGGCGATCTTGATCGCCCCACTCGTCAGTGGCATGCGCTTTCACACTTTCTTGACATTTTCCATTCACCTCCGTACGGTCGACCACGATCGAGACCAGCCCTTCGATGTGGAAGAGGACCAGCCGTGACCAACCGGGCAGAGCAGCCGCGGACCATACGCACCCATTCGGCAATCCCCAGCCGATGAATACGCCAGGGATCCGCCCCGCCGTGGCACCACACAAGCGGCGCTCGAGTAGAAGCCAACCAGCACAAAAGCGGGACTACGGCCTGGTGATCCTTGCCGCCCCGGCAGTGATCCTGCTGCTGGTGTTCGCTTACGGTCCGATGGCGGGCCTGATCGTCGCGTTCCAGGACTTCAACATCGCCGACGGGGTCTTCGCCTCACCCTGGGCAGGACTGGAGAACTTCCGGTTCTTCTTCACCTCCGGCGACGC
Protein-coding sequences here:
- a CDS encoding alpha/beta fold hydrolase codes for the protein MHGGSRYPAWNSWELREWARAQHQAQPALVRNGDVIPSEPWPRILAALTPRMPVLVLTGTTPDVGMTEEHRRIIGDCGAVLEVVPGASHFVRRDAPQAFAAITSDWLSRLPAHRRSVVIDTEP